ACCAGACGGCGGCCGATCTCTTCTGTGACCGGTACGGCATTACACCAACGGGTAATTTCGAGAACAACCGTACCGTCCTCACCGTGAGTACCAGCATCGAACAACTGAGCACAGAGTACGACCTCCCTGCGGAGACGATCGAAACGAAACTGGAACACGCCCGCAAACAAGTGTTCGAGGCCCGCGAGAAGCGTGTCCGTCCCGGACGGGATGAGAAAGTGCTGACGGGATGGAACGGACTCATGATCTCCGCGTTCGCTGAGGGAGCGCTGGCGCTCGACGAATCCAGTTTCGAATCTGATTCAGCCCCACATTCTGATTCCACTACAGATTTCGCCGAAACAGCGCGTGCGGCCCTTTCGTTCGTTCGAGAACATCTCTGGACCGACAGCACCAGCGATAGCGATAGTGATAGTGATGGTGATGGTGATGGTGGCCGCCTTTGGCATCGATACAAAGACGGTGACGTGACAGGTGATGGATTCCTCTCGGATTATGCATTCCTCGGGAGGGGCGCGCTGAATCTGTACGAAGCGACTGGTGAAGTCGAGCACCTTAATTTCGCGCTCGATCTCGCAACGAGCATCGAGCGTGAATTTTGGGACGCAGAAGAACGCACGCTCTACTTCACGCCCGCGAGCGGCGAAACGACAATCACTCGACCGCAAGAATTATCTGATCAATCGACGCCATCCAGTACGGGGGTTGCTGTTTCGCTGTTTCTTGCACTCGATCAGTTTGTTCCTCACGATCGGTTTAGAACGATCGCTGACAGCGTCCTTTCGACGCACGCCTCGACTATCGAATCGGATCCACTCCGGTGTGTCTCTCTTGTGCTTGCTGCGGACGAATACGCTTCGGGATTTCTCGAACTCACCATCGCGGCCAACGAGATACCAACCCAGTACCGTGAGCGAGTCGCATCAACCTATCTCCCCCGCCGACTCCTCACAGTGCGTCCTCCCTCTGAGGATGGCTTGAACGCGTGGCTCGATGCGCTCGATCTGGACGAAGCGCCGCCGATCTGGGCCGGTCGAGAAGCTATCGACGACGATCCGACAGTTTATCTCTGTGAAGGGTTCACTTGCTCACCGCCGAAGAGAGATATCGACGACGCGTTTGCGTGGCGCGAACAGAACGCATAACGCTCACTCTGAAAGCTGCTCAGCGAGATACACCGCTATCGGTATGTCTTCACTCTCGACGAATCGAGCTATCTCTTCACCGTCGCGCTCGACAACAATGGTTGGGATGTACTCGATGCCGTACTCTTCGACACCGGGACCCTGCTT
The nucleotide sequence above comes from Halocatena marina. Encoded proteins:
- a CDS encoding thioredoxin domain-containing protein, translated to MTDPTRRNRLDEEQSPYLRQHADNPVNWQPWDQQALDSAKERDVPIFLSIGYSACHWCHVMEEESFQDESIASMLNEQFVPIKIDREERPDLDSIYMTICQLVTGGGGWPLSVWLTPDEKPFYVGTYFPPSPRGRVPGFDSLLENIADSWSSTEDRQEIEKRAEQWTTAIEDELESVPDQPGSVSDSVLDTGVQAAVRSADREYGGFGSGQKFPQMGRLRALGRAYEQTGRSVYREIIEETLDAMVNGGLFDHVGGGFHRYTTDRKWVVPHFEKMLYDNAEITRMLLEGYQLTGRTPYAAAASETLEFVKRELTHDEGGFYATLDAQSEGEEGTFYVWTPEQISEAIEDQTAADLFCDRYGITPTGNFENNRTVLTVSTSIEQLSTEYDLPAETIETKLEHARKQVFEAREKRVRPGRDEKVLTGWNGLMISAFAEGALALDESSFESDSAPHSDSTTDFAETARAALSFVREHLWTDSTSDSDSDSDGDGDGGRLWHRYKDGDVTGDGFLSDYAFLGRGALNLYEATGEVEHLNFALDLATSIEREFWDAEERTLYFTPASGETTITRPQELSDQSTPSSTGVAVSLFLALDQFVPHDRFRTIADSVLSTHASTIESDPLRCVSLVLAADEYASGFLELTIAANEIPTQYRERVASTYLPRRLLTVRPPSEDGLNAWLDALDLDEAPPIWAGREAIDDDPTVYLCEGFTCSPPKRDIDDAFAWREQNA